The following proteins are co-located in the Fusarium verticillioides 7600 chromosome 7, whole genome shotgun sequence genome:
- a CDS encoding 5-methyltetrahydropteroyltriglutamate-homocysteine methyltransferase: MVQSAILGFPRMGVNRDLKKATEAYWGGKISQSDLLSEAKRLRLAHWKIQQDAGVDIIPSNDFALYDQVLHQIQDFGAVPERYTKDGLDPIDQYFAMGRGHQKEGVDVPSLEMVKWFDSNYHYVKPTLQDNQTFKLTDSPKAVAEFKEAKEAGINTRPVLVGPVSFLHLGKADRGQSVEPIDLLEKLLPVYEQILTQLKEAGAETVQIDEPVLVFDLPQKTKDAFKPAYEKFASLGDKIPKIVFTTYFGDIVHNLDLLPKDVYGVHIDLVRNPEQLEKVLGALGSNTILSAGVVDGRNIWKTNLKRAIETVETAIQKLGKDRVIAATSSSLLHTPHTLASEKKLDPEIADWFSFATEKASEIALIAKAVTEGPASVREQLEANAKSIKARADSPRTNDPQVKERQSKVTQKDYERKSEFTTRISQQQKKLNLPLFPTTTIGSFPQTKEIRVQRNKFTKGEITAEEYDRFIEKEIEENIKIQEELDLDVFVHGEPERNDMVQFFGERFQGYAFTTHAWVQSYGSRCVRPPIIVGDISRPQPMTVKESKYAVSVSKKPMKGMLTGPVTCLRWSFPRDDVHQSVQAEQLALALRDEVVDLEKAGIDVIQVDEPALREGLPLRSGEERDAYLKWAVQAFRLSTAGVEDATQIHSHFCYSEFQDFFHAIAALDADVLSIENSKSDAKLLRVFVDSEYPRHIGPGVYDIHSPRVPSEQEIKDRIEEMLQFLKPEQLWIDPDCGLKTRQWKETKEALANMVNAAKYFRAKYAK, encoded by the exons ATGGTTCAGTCCGCTATCCTCGGTTTCCCCCGTATGGGTGTTAACCGTGACCTGAAGAAGGCCACCGAAGCTT ACTGGGGTGGAAAGATCTCTCAGTCCGACCTCCTCTCTGAGGCCAAGCGCCTCCGTCTTGCTCACTGGAAGATCCAGCAGGATGCCGGTGTCGACATCATCCCCAGCAACGACTTCGCCCTCTACGACCAGGTCCTCCACCAGATCCAGGACTTCGGT GCCGTTCCCGAGCGATACACcaaggatggtcttgacCCTATTGACCAGTACTTCGCCATGGGCCGTGGTCACCAGAAGGAGGGTGTCGATGTTCCCTCTCTGGAGATGGTTAAGTGGTTCGACTCCAATTACCACTACGTCAAGCCTACCCTCCAGGACAACCAGACCTTCAAGCTCACTGACAGCcccaaggctgttgctgagttCAAGGAGGCTAAGGAGGCTGGCATCAACACCCGCCCCGTCCTCGTTGGTCCCGTCTCTTTCCTCCACCTTGGCAAGGCCGACCGTGGCCAGTCTGTCGAGCCcatcgaccttcttgagaagctccttcCCGTCTATGAGCAGATCCTCACccagctgaaggaggctggCGCCGAGACTGTCCAGATTGACGAGCCTGTCCTCGTCTTCGACCTTCCccagaagaccaaggatgCCTTCAAGCCCGCCTATGAAAAGTTCGCCAGCCTTGGTGACAAGATCCCCAAGATTGTCTTCACCACCTACTTCGGTGACATCGTCCacaaccttgacctcctccCCAAGGACGTCTATGGTGTCCACATCGACCTTGTCCGCAACCCCGAGCAGCTCGAGAAGGTTCTCGGTGCTCTCGgctccaacaccatcctctctGCTGGTGTCGTCGACGGCCGCAACATCTGGAAGACCAACCTGAAGCGTGCTATCGAGACTGTTGAGACCGCTATCCAAAAGCTCGGCAAGGACCGTGTCATTGCTGCCACATCCAGCTCTCTCCTCCACACCCCTCACACTCTTGccagcgagaagaagctggaccCCGAGATTGCCGACTGGTTCTCTTTCGCTACCGAGAAGGCTTCTGAGATCGCTCTCATTGCCAAGGCCGTCACTGAGGGCCCTGCCTCCGTCCGtgagcagcttgaggctAACGCCAAGTCCATCAAGGCTCGTGCCGACTCTCCCCGAACCAACGACCCTCAGGTCAAGGAGCGCCAGTCCAAGGTCACACAGAAGGACTACGAGCGCAAGAGCGAGTTCACTACCCGTATcagccagcagcagaagaagctgaaccttCCCCTCTTCCCCACTACCACTATTGGATCTTTCCCCCAGACCAAGGAGATCCGAGTTCAGCGAAACAAGTTCACCAAGGGTGAGATCACCGCTGAGGAGTACGACCGCttcattgagaaggagattgaggagaacatcaagatccaggaggagcttgaccTCGATGTCTTCGTCCACGGTGAGCCTGAGCGTAACGACATGGTTCAGTTCTTCGGTGAGCGATTCCAGGGTTATGCTTTCACCACACACGCCTGGGTTCAGTCCTACGGTTCTCGATGCGTCCGACCTCCCATCATTGTCGGTGACATCTCTCGACCTCAGCCCATGACCGTCAAGGAGTCCAAGTACGCCGTCTCggtctccaagaagcccatgAAGGGTATGCTTACTGGACCCGTCACCTGCCTTCGATGGTCTTTCCCCCGTGACGACGTCCACCAGTCCGTCCAGGCTGAGCagcttgcccttgccctCCGTGACGAGGTCGTCGACCTCGAGAAGGCCGGCATCGACGTCATCCAGGTCGACGAGCCCGCTCTCCGTGAGGGTCTTCCCCTCCGCTCCGGTGAGGAGCGTGATGCGTACCTCAAGTGGGCCGTCCAGGCTTTCCGCCTCTCCACCGCCGGTGTTGAGGACGCCACTCAGATCCACTCTCACTTCTGTTACTCTGAGTTCCAGGACTTCTTCCACGCCATCGCTGCCCTCGATGCCGACGTTCTGTCCATTGAGAACAGCAAGTCtgatgccaagcttctccgAGTCTTCGTCGATTCTGAGTACCCTCGCCACATCGGACCTGGTGTCTACGACATCCACTCTCCCCGTGTCCCCAGCGAGCAGGAGATTAAGGACCGCATCGAGGAGATGCTTCAATTCCTTAAGCCCGAGCAGCTCTGGATCGACCCTGACTGTGGTCTCAAGACCCGTCAGTGgaaggagaccaaggaggCGCTTGCCAACATGGTTAACGCCGCCAAGTACTTCCGTGCCAAGTACGCCAAATAA
- a CDS encoding prefoldin subunit 4 codes for MASLVQRRMLSKADEEAADEVEVRREDQDKINRFSRLHQREILLGEELSTKTKEKEELDDLSTELELADEDEKIQYKIGDAFFHVSVEQAQEMLEQATEKLEEESTSLEEKLSSIREEMTKLKVELYARFGKQINLET; via the exons ATGGCTTCATTAGTACAACGTCGTATG CTTTCAAAGGCGGACGAGGAGGCAGCGGACGAAGTTGAGGTTCGACGTGAGGAccaggacaagatcaacagaTTCAGTCGCCTGCACCAGCGAGAAATCCTGTTGGGGGAGGAACTGAGCACAAAAACC aaggaaaaggaagagcTCGATGATTTGTCCACCGAACTTGAACTcgccgatgaggacgaaAAGATCCA GTACAAGATTGGCGATGCCTTTTTCCATGTCTCGGTAGAGCAGGCTCAGGAGATGCTGGAGCAGGCAAcagagaagctcgaggaagagtcaacatctttggaggagaagctaTCATCTATCCGCGAGGAGAtgaccaagctcaaggtcgagcTATATGCCAGATTCGGAAAGCAGATCAACCTAGAGacttga
- a CDS encoding hypoxia up-regulated 1, with the protein MASRVSPLMTLLATIFLFATNVFAISAVLGVDLGTEYIKATLVKPGIPLEIVLTKDSRRKETSAVVFKPSRNGPQKGEYPERAYGADAMALASRFPSDVYPNLKTILGLTTQDSVVQEYAARHPALQLQSHPTRGTAAFKSKSFTDDVEAWMVEELLAMELQSIQKNAEVAAGDGSIVRSIVLTVPPFYTADEKRALQTAAELAGLKVLGLLSDGLAVGLNYATTREFPNVSNGSKPEYNIIFDMGAGSTKATVLKFQGRSIKDIGKFNKTVQEVHVLGAGWDRTLGGDSLNYLILDDMVKQFVESKAAQRASVAAESVKSHGRAIAKLTNQVEKVRHVLSANQNTGASFEGLYEDIDFRYKITRTQFEEMAAEHAERITVVINDALKAANLDIIDIDSIILHGGASRTPFVQKVLEKVSGSPEKIRSNVNSDEAAVFGAGFRAAELSPSFRVKEIRIAEGGFYPSGVKWETKEGKTQHQRLWSAVSPQGAAPKELTFTNEKDFTATFYQQTGSDEKDVKTLTTKNLTATIAAIKQKYPSCVESEIRFKLGVKLSGENGEVEVAKAAVECEADVKEGLVDGVKNLFGFGKKDQKPLKEGEGSEEEMKDDKSSSSTASPEPATASSAGSAASGSTEEVKPEAKKREIVGIPVEITFENRGIPALTPAEISKSKDRLKAFATSDKARLQREEALNQLEAFTYKIRDLLEGDAFIAASTEKERTKLAELASETSDWLYADGAEATKDVLKSKLKVLKDLVTPIQKRVEETEKRPEYLTALKQTLENTHGFVEKIKGQIAEHESWHKSASESASASSSIESSSTEAAQEKATGDFDGLEDEDPAVAEARKMEQVIKEKGPIPPLYTLEDLKEVIDLHKATLDWLNNLEAKQSKLAATADPVLLIKDLKTKRDKLEKASVEAALKGARKVEEKNRQAKKAAKEAKKKSKKSKTTSGEASQETVQLNAEDFMKDGEIDKEQLEKLLNDMKKENAKNEKKSEGEKKQTHDEL; encoded by the coding sequence atggcatctcgaGTCTCGCCGCTCATGACGCTTTTGGCGAcaatcttcctcttcgccacAAATGTCTTCGCAATCTCAGCTGTCTTGGGTGTCGACCTTGGTACCGAGTACATCAAGGCCACTCTTGTCAAGCCTGGAATTCCTTTAGAAATCGTCCTAACAAAGGATTCCCGACGAAAAGAAACCTCAGCGGTCGTCTTCAAGCCCTCCAGAAATGGACCCCAGAAGGGCGAATACCCCGAGAGGGCCTATGGTGCCGACGCCATGGCTCTCGCCTCTCGATTCCCTAGCGACGTCTACCCgaacctcaagaccatcctAGGCCTGACCACTCAAGATTCTGTGGTTCAGGAGTACGCTGCCCGACACCCTGCGCTGCAATTGCAGTCCCACCCTACACGAGGCACCGCCGCATTCAAGAGCAAGTCTTTTACTGACGATGTGGAAGCCTGGATGGTTGAGGAGCTGCTCGCTATGGAGCTGCAGAGCATCCAGAAGAACGCTGAGGTGGCCGCTGGTGATGGCAGCATCGTCCGCTCCATTGTCCTGACTGTTCCTCCTTTCTACACCGCCGATGAGAAGCGGGCTCTTCAGACTGCCGCTGAGCTTGCTGGTCTTAAGGTCCTGGGACTTCTCAGCGATGGCCTGGCCGTTGGTCTGAACTACGCTACTACCCGTGAGTTCCCCAATGTCAGCAATGGATCTAAGCCCGAGTACAACATCATTTTCGACATGGGCGCTGGCTCCACCAAGGCCACCGTCTTGAAGTTCCAAGGCCGATCTATCAAGGATATCGGCAAGTTCAACAAGACGGTTCAGGAGGTTCACGTCCTCGGCGCTGGCTGGGACCGCACTCTTGGCGGTGACTCCCTCAACTACCTCATTCTAGATGATATGGTCAAGCAATTTGTCGAGTCCAAGGCCGCCCAGAGGGCCTCTGTCGCTGCTGAGAGCGTCAAGTCCCACGGCCGCGCCATTGCGAAGCTTACCAACCAAGTCGAAAAGGTTCGCCATGTCTTGAGTGCCAACCAGAACACGGGGGCTAGCTTCGAGGGCTTGTACGAGGACATCGACTTCCGATACAAGATTACCCGCACCCAGttcgaggagatggctgctgagcatGCTGAGAGAATCACTGTTGTCATCAACGATGCCCTGAAGGCCGCTAACCTCGACATCATTGACATCGACTCTATCATCCTCCACGGTGGTGCTTCTCGCACTCCTTTCGTCCAAAAGGTCCTTGAGAAGGTCTCTGGCTCTCCTGAGAAAATTCGATCCAACGTCAACTCTGATGAGGCCGCCGTTTTCGGTGCTGGCTTCCGCGCTGCTGAGCTCAGCCCCAGCTTCcgtgtcaaggagatcagAATTGCTGAGGGTGGCTTCTACCCCTCTGGTGTGAAGTGGGAGACCAAGGAGGGAAAGACTCAGCACCAGCGACTCTGGTCTGCCGTCTCCCCTCAAGGCGCTGCCCCTAAGGAGCTTACATTCACCAACGAGAAGGACTTCACTGCTACTTTCTACCAGCAAACCGGctctgatgagaaggatgtcaagactctgactaccaagaacttgactgCCACTATCGCTGCTATCAAGCAGAAGTACCCCTCTTGCGTTGAGTCTGAGATTCGCTTCAAGCTCGGTGTCAAGCTTAGCGGGGAGAAcggtgaagttgaggttgccaAGGCCGCTGTTGAGTGCGAGGCCGATGTTAAGGAAGGCCTCGTagatggtgtcaagaacTTATTTGGCTTTGGCAAGAAGGATCAGAAGCCTCTCAAGGAGGGTGAAGGctctgaggaagagatgaaggatgacaagtcttcttcctccactgcCTCTCCTGAACCTGCTACCGCTTCATCAGCCGGCTCTGCCGCTTCTGGAAGCACTGAGGAGGTCAAGcctgaggccaagaagcgagagatTGTCGGTATCCCTGTTGAGATCACCTTTGAGAACCGCGGTATTCCTGCCCTTACACCAGCCGAGATCTCCAAGTCTAAGGACCGTCTCAAGGCCTTTGCTACCTCTGACAAGGCGCGCCTACAGCGAGAGGAGGCTCTCAACCAGCTCGAGGCATTCACCTACAAGATTAGGGATCTCCTCGAAGGGGATGCCTTTATTGCGGCTTCtactgagaaggagaggacCAAGTTGGCAGAACTTGCCAGCGAGACAAGTGACTGGCTCTATGCTGATGGTGCAGAGGCTACCAAGGATGtcctcaagtccaagctcaaggttctcaaagaCCTGGTCACACCCATTCAGAAGAGAGTTGAAGAGACTGAGAAGCGACCTGAATACCTTACTGCACTAAAGCAGACTTTGGAGAACACCCATGGatttgttgagaagatcaaggggCAGATTGCCGAGCATGAGAGCTGGCACAAGTCCGCCTCTGAGTCCGCCTCcgcatcttcatcaattgaGTCTTCCAGCACAGAGGCTGCGCAAGAGAAGGCCACGGGTGACTTTGACGGACTAGAAGACGAAGATCCCGCGGTTGCGGAGGCCCGCAAGATGgagcaagtcatcaaagaGAAGGGACCTATTCCTCCTCTGTACACtttggaggatctcaaggaagTCATTGATCTTCACAAGGCTACTCTGGACTGGCTGAATAACCTCGAGGCCAAGCAGTCTAAGCTTGCTGCCACTGCCGATCCTGTTCTCCTTATCAAggacctcaagaccaagcgtgacaagcttgagaaagcCAGCGTTGAGGCTGCCCTCAAGGGTGCCCGAaaggtggaggagaagaaccggcaagccaagaaggctgccaaggaggccaagaagaagagcaagaagagcaagacaacaAGCGGAGAGGCATCACAAGAGACAGTGCAGCTTAACGCTGAGGACTTCATGAAGGACGGTGAGATCGATAAGGAACAGCTCGAGAAGTTGCTCAATGATATGAAAAAGGAGAACGcgaagaatgagaagaagagcgagggagagaagaagcagactCACGACGAACTATAG